Proteins encoded together in one Henckelia pumila isolate YLH828 unplaced genomic scaffold, ASM3356847v2 CTG_354:::fragment_1, whole genome shotgun sequence window:
- the LOC140871056 gene encoding uncharacterized protein: MSTRNPLSAILEQNKLTGPNYQDWLRNLKIVLNSERIAYVLEKKPPKEAAPNISETELTKLEKWWDHDLQAKSYILASMSNELQRRFEDAANAADIHFHLKELYGVQTRSERHATVK; the protein is encoded by the coding sequence ATGTCGACACGCAATCCACTTTCtgctattctcgaacaaaacaagctaacCGGACCTAATTATCAAGACTGGCTAAGAAatctaaagattgttctaaactctgaGAGGATTGCGTATGTTCTTGAAAAGAAGCCACCGAAGGAAGCAGCTCCTAACATCAGTGAGACTGAGTTAACCAAGCTTgagaaatggtgggaccatgatctccAAGCTAAGAGCTACATCCTGGCTTCTATGTCAAATGAACTGCAAAGGCGGTTCGAGGATGCTGcaaatgctgctgacattcactttCATCTGAAAGAGTTATACGGTGTTCAAACTCGATCAGAAAGACACGCAACTGTGAAATAA
- the LOC140871055 gene encoding uncharacterized protein, protein MESGVGSSSNLAFLGCCKCNEKFFVISIMSGSSLDDLFQSLSSKYEQINPQSMSLQYIAPQYKMYVTLNNNDDVRNMIHLHMCMRLTMIELKAEKKDQTTEGLNTESNSKVMVVKFIRDDEDDRQSRSDNELEEAPVQNSLDSWFHCIRGVGQTFKDAAEYRIYMKKYSVAIRRSFLYAKNDQDKIIVDNLSGRGHPRADSAWVADLMKNKLRGEPSYRPCAMVKDVHRDFGVDLEYHKAWKGKELAMHDLHGTDKGFGFATGCRPMIFLDGTHIKNKYKGSILLAVAKDANDDLFTLAYAVVDAENDSNWEWFCFHLRGFLVLQHIMVFEKFTFFSDRHPGIIKAVKLLFPGSHHAYCLRHLVDNFVKQVLRSYPLHNKKHWSSVFKKAAYAPSQQEFTRHINNILESMPRASTFITSFDPQSWANALFPGRRWGVINNNIAECWNNWVKPARHLPIVSMVDHVRVQIMNMMHRRWETTSVMVQELSPKKEKALATTYIESRNLSINKSCGWKFEVVDGDKSFAVDLNEWTCSCKSWQINMLPCKHACAAIKSKSMSLYAFCDRYFHIEMYRQAYKGMINPIPTFDMYETNNDEGSVINAPDIRSQPGRRRTKRIPSQVEARVKVCRKRREEGQLIMDLPARKHTRSSGGFVV, encoded by the exons ATGGAATCTGGAGTAGGGTCTTCTTCCAACCTTGCTTTTTTGGGTTGCTGCAAATGTAATGAGAAATTTTTTGTGATTTCAATTATGAGTGGATCTAGTTTGGATGATTTATTTCAGAGTTTGTCAAGCAAATATGAACAAATTAATCCTCAATCTATGTCACTACAATACATAGCTCCACAGTACAAGATGTACGTTACCTTGAACAACAATGATGATGTCCGTAATATGATACATCTTCACATGTGTATGAGGCTAACTATGATTGAATTGAAGGCCGAGAAAAAAGATCAGACTACAGAAGGTTTAAATACTGAGAG TAATTCTAAAGTTATGGTTGTGAAATTTATAAGGGACGACGAAGATGACAGACAATCCAGAAGTGATAATGAGCTTGAAGAGGCTCCCGTACAAAATTCCCTTGATTCTTGGTTTCATTGCATACGTGGGGTGGGCCAAACATTCAAAGATGCTGCAGAATATAGAAtttatatgaaaaaatattctGTTGCTATAAGACGCTCATTTTTGTATGCCAAAAATGATCAAGATAAGATTATTGTT GATAATTTATCTGGTAGAGGACATCCAAGAGCTGATTCAGCTTGGGTCGCAGATTTGATGAAGAATAAATTGAGGGGAGAGCCATCTTACCGTCCCTGTGCAATGGTGAAAGATGTACACAGAGATTTTGGAGTAGATTTAGAGTATCACAAGGCTTGGAAGGGCAAGGAATTAGCTATGCATGATCTCCATGGCACAGATAAGGGGT TTGGTTTTGCTACTGGTTGTAGACCAATGATTTTTCTCGATGGAACTCATATTAAGAACAAATATAAAGGTAGTATCCTACTTGCAGTGGCAAAAGATGCCAATGATGATCTTTTTACATTGGCATACGCTGTAGTGGATGCTGAGAATGATTCGAATTGGGAATGGTTTTGTTTTCATTTGAGAGGTTTCCTTGTTTTGCAACATATCATGGTGTTTGAAAAGTTCACTTTTTTCTCAGATAGACATCCCGGTATTATCAAGGCTGTTAAGCTCTTATTTCCGGGAAGTCACCATGCGTATTGTTTGAGGCACTTGGTGGATAATTTTGTGAAGCAG GTCTTGCGAAGTTATCCGCTACACAACAAAAAACATTGGTCATCTGTGTTCAAGAAAGCTGCATATGCCCCTTCACAACAAGAATTTACACGCcacattaataatattttggaATCCATGCCTCGTGCTAGTACTTTTATCACAAGTTTTGATCCACAAAGTTGGGCAAATGCTTTGTTTCCTGGTAGGCGATGGggtgtaataaataataatattgccGAATGTTGGAACAACTGGGTTAAACCAGCTCGTCATCTTCCAATTGTTTCTATGGTGGATCATGTACGTGTGCAAATCATGAACATGATGCACAGACGATGGGAAACAACATCAGTCATGGTTCAGGAATTAAGCCCGAAGAAGGAGAAGGCTCTAGCTACCACATATATTGAATCCAGAAACTTGAGTATTAACAAATCATGTGGTTGGAAATTTGAGGTAGTTGATGGTGATAAATCATTTGCGGTTGATTTGAATGAATGGACTTGTTCATGCAAATCTTGGCAGATTAATATGCTTCCGTGCAAGCATGCTTGTGCAGCTATTAAATCAAAGTCAATGTCGCTATATGCTTTTTGTGATCGGTATTTCCATATTGAAATGTATCGTCAAGCATATAAAGGAATGATCAATCCCATACCGACATTTGACATGTACGAGACCAACAATGATGAAGGATCTGTAATCAATGCTCCGGATATACGAAGTCAACCAGGCCGTAGAAGGACTAAGAGGATTCCATCTCAAGTTGAAGCACGTGTCAAAGTGTG CAGAAAAAGGAGAGAGGAAGGGCAATTGATCATGGATTTGCCTGCTAGGAAGCATACACGTTCCAGTGGTGGATTTGTGGTTTAG